DNA sequence from the Tissierella sp. MB52-C2 genome:
AGGGAGTGTATAAAAATGAAGGACTCTAAAGATATATATAGACTTTTAAATCAAGTAGAATTTAATATCGAAGATTATGAAAAAAAGGAGTTAGAGGATATGGAAAAACAAAATTTGAAAAATAATCTAAAAAAGAGTATGAAGAAGAGATTTAACTTTAAGAGATTTGGTGCAACAGCTGCTGCTTTAATCTTGACGGTGGGTATTTTAAGTCAGACATCTTTTGGAAAGATTGTATATGCCAATGCAGAATCAAAGATTGCAGAGTTAAGCTATTCTATAGGAAGAGCCTTAGGCACTGAAAAAAATATTCAGCCTTATGCTAATGTAGTAAATGAGGTAGTGGAGAATAATGGAGTAGGAATAAAGTTGATGGATGTGATCATAGATAAAGATGAGCTTATATTATCTACAATTTTAAATACAAATGAACCTATAGAAGGGGTTGTTTTTAATAAAACTATATTTATAGATGGAAAGAAGAGAGAGACTAAAGGAGCAAGCGGCATCAGTGGAGCAATTGATGATTCTAATACCATATTTTCTGAAATCTATTTTATAGATATGGAGGATATTGAGCTTAAAGATGATATGGATA
Encoded proteins:
- a CDS encoding DUF5643 domain-containing protein; translation: MKDSKDIYRLLNQVEFNIEDYEKKELEDMEKQNLKNNLKKSMKKRFNFKRFGATAAALILTVGILSQTSFGKIVYANAESKIAELSYSIGRALGTEKNIQPYANVVNEVVENNGVGIKLMDVIIDKDELILSTILNTNEPIEGVVFNKTIFIDGKKRETKGASGISGAIDDSNTIFSEIYFIDMEDIELKDDMDIRIVFDALNYFTGESEKKVKGKWEFEFRANGSELMDNTNALPLDYSFNIDNNKYTLEEFRYNPVSQKIYGKIDQKHKGDYDISLRGNDNLGNKVEFGISRMSDKDMVFKYQNIYGDLSDNLTSITLTPYAVKFPEESGRMNNDYKQVGEEFTIYLNR